One region of Chlorobiota bacterium genomic DNA includes:
- the crtI gene encoding phytoene desaturase, with the protein MKRIAIIGSGIGGLTAGILLAQQGHSVTILEKNPVPGGKVASFRHDGFTFDLGPTLITLLDEMERIVPALTQMVRFLPVDPSCKYFWSDGTAYSTFADPQKSAAETERVFPEDSGAVEQFLRDTGEIYRKTKALFLLKPFGPAQLANIGNAPMLPAMLRIHPLGTMAAELRRRFRSPKLRQLFGRFATYNGSSPYRAPSMLNVIASVELRMGAWYPAGGVGAIGTALAKIAASHGVAIHTDTEATGLLRSGQAIVGVQACGVRTGNLTLEADAVVSNGDARWTHQRLLAPVGVPTPRGLLKAERSCSGYLLLAAVRAGRLGLAHHNVFFSDDYPAEFADIFERRQLPRGMTIYLSISAFTDPQLAPEGWENWYILINAPASGIDHDNPEVQARYAQAVWERLERGFGIKPEIAWQVIMPARSIEQRYHSLDGAIYGTSSNSLQSAFLRPDHKVRGLKNFYLAGGSTHPGGGVPLAMLSGNMVAEYLRNGV; encoded by the coding sequence GTGAAGCGAATAGCAATTATCGGATCGGGAATCGGGGGATTAACAGCCGGCATCTTGCTTGCCCAGCAAGGCCACTCCGTCACCATCCTTGAGAAAAATCCTGTGCCCGGGGGAAAGGTCGCCAGCTTCCGCCACGACGGCTTCACGTTCGATCTTGGCCCAACGCTTATCACACTGCTGGATGAGATGGAGCGGATTGTTCCGGCGTTGACCCAGATGGTGAGGTTCCTTCCGGTGGATCCGTCGTGCAAGTATTTCTGGAGCGACGGAACGGCCTACTCCACCTTCGCCGATCCCCAAAAAAGTGCGGCGGAAACCGAACGGGTTTTCCCGGAAGATTCCGGCGCGGTGGAGCAGTTCCTTCGCGACACCGGGGAAATCTACCGGAAGACGAAAGCCCTTTTTCTGCTGAAGCCGTTCGGCCCTGCCCAGCTGGCGAACATCGGCAACGCGCCGATGCTGCCGGCAATGCTTCGCATCCATCCGCTTGGCACCATGGCTGCGGAGCTTCGCCGCCGGTTCCGCTCGCCAAAACTGCGGCAACTCTTCGGGCGGTTTGCCACCTACAACGGTTCCTCCCCTTACCGCGCCCCTTCCATGCTGAACGTGATTGCCAGCGTGGAGCTTCGGATGGGAGCGTGGTATCCGGCCGGGGGGGTGGGGGCGATTGGGACCGCGCTGGCGAAGATTGCCGCAAGCCACGGGGTGGCAATCCACACCGATACCGAGGCGACCGGGCTGCTCCGCAGCGGCCAAGCGATTGTTGGAGTTCAAGCCTGCGGGGTTCGGACCGGCAACCTCACTTTGGAAGCCGATGCCGTGGTCAGCAACGGCGATGCACGCTGGACCCACCAGCGGCTGCTTGCTCCGGTTGGGGTTCCCACGCCGCGGGGGTTGCTGAAAGCGGAACGTTCCTGCTCGGGATATTTGCTGCTGGCGGCGGTGCGTGCCGGCCGGTTGGGGCTGGCCCACCACAACGTCTTTTTCAGCGATGACTACCCGGCGGAGTTCGCCGATATTTTTGAGCGGCGGCAGCTGCCACGGGGGATGACCATCTACCTTTCCATCTCCGCCTTCACCGACCCCCAACTTGCGCCGGAAGGGTGGGAGAATTGGTATATCCTGATAAACGCCCCGGCCAGCGGAATTGACCACGACAACCCTGAGGTCCAAGCCCGGTATGCCCAGGCCGTGTGGGAGCGGCTGGAGCGCGGGTTCGGCATCAAACCGGAAATTGCGTGGCAGGTCATCATGCCGGCACGAAGCATCGAGCAGCGGTATCACAGTTTGGACGGGGCCATTTATGGAACGTCGTCAAATTCTCTTCAATCGGCATTTCTTCGCCCGGACCACAAGGTGCGTGGCCTGAAGAATTTCTATCTTGCCGGAGGAAGCACTCACCCGGGCGGAGGGGTTCCGCTGGCGATGCTGAGCGGGAACATGGTGGCGGA
- a CDS encoding ABC transporter permease produces MLTFTIRQFFYSLLIIWGVMTVTFVIIRVLPGDPARLMLGQRADAQSIAALRKQLKLDEPIFPTQYIDFLGRAATGDLGRSFAFNRPVIESILERFPKSLVLAVPSLLLATLFGVAIGVYSAWRPYTFFDGASRVTAILGISVPVFVLGAVLILVFSNWLNILPASGYITKDGGTNLKYLLLPMAALAARPLSIIARITRSSMLDVLSQDYIRTARAKGLPVGATVIKHALRNALNPVITTVSAWLASTIAGTFFIEKVFAWPGIGMLGFDAVLQLDYPVIQGVVLFTAVVFVVVNFLVDILYSILDPKVRLS; encoded by the coding sequence ATGCTGACGTTCACAATTCGGCAGTTCTTCTACTCGCTCCTGATTATCTGGGGCGTGATGACGGTGACGTTTGTCATCATCCGCGTGCTTCCCGGCGACCCCGCCCGATTGATGCTTGGCCAACGTGCCGATGCGCAATCCATCGCCGCGCTTCGGAAGCAATTAAAACTTGATGAACCGATCTTCCCAACCCAGTACATTGACTTTTTGGGGCGCGCCGCCACCGGCGATTTGGGGCGGAGCTTTGCGTTCAACCGCCCGGTGATCGAGTCAATCCTGGAGCGGTTCCCGAAAAGTTTGGTGCTGGCGGTTCCCTCGCTTCTGTTGGCCACGCTGTTTGGGGTGGCCATTGGGGTCTATTCCGCCTGGAGGCCGTACACCTTCTTCGATGGAGCCAGCCGGGTGACGGCAATTCTTGGGATTTCCGTTCCGGTGTTTGTGCTGGGGGCCGTGCTGATTCTGGTGTTTAGCAACTGGCTGAATATACTTCCGGCCAGCGGCTACATCACCAAGGATGGGGGCACAAACCTGAAATATCTGCTGCTTCCCATGGCCGCGCTGGCCGCACGCCCCCTTTCCATCATTGCCCGCATCACCCGTAGCTCCATGTTGGATGTTCTAAGCCAAGATTACATCCGCACCGCACGCGCAAAAGGGCTGCCGGTTGGGGCAACGGTTATCAAGCACGCGCTGCGGAACGCGCTGAACCCTGTTATCACCACCGTCTCGGCTTGGCTTGCCAGCACGATTGCCGGAACCTTCTTCATCGAAAAAGTTTTTGCGTGGCCCGGGATTGGGATGCTGGGGTTCGATGCGGTGCTTCAGTTGGATTACCCGGTGATTCAAGGGGTGGTCCTGTTCACCGCGGTGGTCTTCGTGGTGGTCAACTTCCTTGTTGACATCCTTTACTCCATCCTTGACCCCAAAGTCCGCTTGTCGTAA
- a CDS encoding ABC transporter permease translates to MKPNQTEPSGNQQAMPETQVHSLWWYSWRRLKRNKLAMLGLGIMILLFLCAGFAWLIAPMNPNRQILEYARKPSGFVGNILIVKTEGGTYPDEYIPIESYTPGPEFISFVRAGGSRDSVSRKQLIAADESEWHQTPTFLLGTDRFGRDVLSRLLYGARVSLAVALFAEIIAILIGVLLGALAGYFRGTVDAVIMWFTNVIWSFPFILLVLVFSLTLKEFIDVFDSIIPLSDWIGRGAWQTFLAIGLTSWVDTCRIVRGQFFSLRETEYVEATRAVGFGPTRTIFRHILPNALGPIIVVATAGFASAIIAEASLSFVGHGIELPTATWGQMIYDGIGFLQAGQLPGLTLYPSIAIALAVFAINVFGDGLRDALDAKMKV, encoded by the coding sequence ATGAAGCCCAACCAGACGGAACCTTCGGGGAACCAGCAAGCAATGCCCGAAACGCAAGTCCACTCCCTTTGGTGGTACAGCTGGCGGCGATTGAAACGGAACAAGCTGGCGATGCTTGGCTTGGGGATTATGATCCTGCTGTTCCTGTGCGCCGGGTTTGCGTGGCTGATTGCCCCAATGAACCCGAACCGGCAGATACTGGAGTATGCCCGCAAACCAAGCGGCTTTGTTGGGAATATCCTGATCGTAAAAACCGAAGGGGGAACCTACCCCGATGAGTATATCCCGATTGAATCGTACACGCCGGGGCCGGAGTTTATCAGCTTTGTTCGCGCCGGCGGGTCCCGCGACTCCGTCAGCCGCAAGCAGCTGATTGCTGCCGACGAATCGGAATGGCACCAAACGCCAACGTTCCTGCTCGGGACCGACCGCTTTGGCCGCGACGTTCTTAGCCGGTTACTCTACGGGGCGCGGGTCTCGCTGGCGGTGGCGTTGTTTGCGGAGATTATTGCAATCCTGATCGGGGTGTTGTTGGGGGCGTTGGCGGGGTATTTCCGCGGGACGGTGGATGCGGTTATCATGTGGTTCACCAACGTGATCTGGAGCTTCCCGTTTATCCTGCTGGTGCTGGTCTTCTCGCTAACGCTGAAGGAGTTCATTGATGTGTTCGATAGCATCATCCCCCTTTCCGATTGGATTGGGCGGGGGGCGTGGCAAACGTTCCTTGCAATCGGCCTAACAAGCTGGGTGGATACCTGCCGGATTGTCCGCGGCCAGTTCTTTTCGCTTCGGGAGACGGAGTATGTGGAGGCGACCCGCGCCGTTGGTTTTGGACCCACGCGGACGATCTTCCGCCATATTCTTCCGAACGCGCTTGGCCCGATTATCGTTGTTGCCACCGCTGGGTTTGCCAGCGCGATTATCGCCGAAGCAAGCCTTAGTTTTGTGGGCCACGGAATCGAGCTTCCAACAGCCACCTGGGGGCAGATGATCTACGACGGCATTGGGTTTCTGCAAGCCGGCCAGCTTCCGGGGCTGACGCTGTACCCCTCGATTGCCATTGCCCTGGCGGTGTTTGCCATCAACGTCTTCGGCGACGGGCTGCGCGACGCGTTGGACGCGAAAATGAAAGTCTAA
- a CDS encoding ABC transporter ATP-binding protein, whose product MSKLLEIKGLQTFFHTDDGIAKSVDGVSYEVDRGETLGVVGESGCGKSVTALSVMRLIPMPPGKIEGGEILFNGRDLLKLTEEEMREIRGNEISMIFQEPMTSLNPVFTIGHQIDEAVILHQKVSKAEAKNRSIEMLRLVGIPAPEQRYGEYPHQLSGGMRQRVMIAMALSCNPQLLIADEPTTALDVTVQAQILELINKLQKELGMGVVMITHDLGVIAEVSDRVAVMYGGKIVEYSLVDEIFHNPKHPYTIGLLDSIPRMGEHHTRLNTIEGTVPAATSYPKGCHFCTRCSFADQKCWAEEPPLIDVGVAVGAETTGHHYVACWHLDRVAASRTVAAPM is encoded by the coding sequence ATGTCCAAACTTCTTGAAATCAAGGGCCTTCAGACCTTCTTCCATACCGACGACGGGATTGCAAAATCGGTGGATGGAGTTAGCTACGAAGTTGACCGTGGCGAAACCTTAGGGGTGGTTGGGGAATCGGGGTGCGGCAAATCCGTCACCGCGCTTAGCGTGATGCGGCTGATACCGATGCCCCCAGGAAAAATTGAAGGTGGAGAGATTCTCTTCAACGGGCGCGACCTTCTGAAGCTGACCGAAGAAGAGATGCGGGAAATCCGTGGAAATGAAATCTCGATGATCTTCCAGGAGCCGATGACCTCGCTGAACCCGGTCTTCACCATCGGCCACCAGATTGATGAGGCGGTGATCCTTCACCAAAAAGTCTCGAAGGCCGAAGCGAAAAACCGCTCGATTGAGATGCTGCGGCTGGTGGGAATTCCGGCACCGGAGCAACGCTACGGCGAGTACCCCCACCAACTTTCCGGCGGGATGCGCCAGCGGGTGATGATTGCAATGGCCCTAAGCTGCAACCCCCAACTGCTGATTGCCGACGAGCCAACAACCGCGCTGGATGTGACGGTGCAAGCCCAAATTTTGGAGCTTATCAACAAGCTCCAAAAGGAGTTAGGAATGGGGGTGGTGATGATTACGCACGACCTTGGGGTGATTGCCGAAGTAAGCGACCGCGTGGCGGTGATGTATGGCGGGAAAATCGTTGAATACTCCTTGGTGGATGAAATCTTCCACAACCCGAAGCACCCGTACACCATTGGGCTGCTTGACTCGATCCCCCGAATGGGCGAACATCACACCCGGTTGAACACGATTGAAGGGACCGTTCCAGCAGCCACAAGCTATCCGAAGGGATGCCACTTCTGCACCCGTTGCAGCTTTGCCGACCAGAAATGCTGGGCCGAAGAACCGCCGCTGATTGATGTTGGAGTTGCTGTTGGCGCGGAAACCACCGGGCACCACTACGTCGCCTGCTGGCACCTTGACCGCGTGGCCGCATCGCGAACGGTAGCGGCCCCGATGTAG
- a CDS encoding HD domain-containing protein gives MKKATISNPVIQQLSRIAERHGKDIYLVGGYVRDLLLGNPGHDIDITIEGSGVEFAELVARELRVKPIIFERFGTAMVMIGETQIEFVGTRKEEYLPDSRKPIVTEGTLLDDLRRRDFTVNAMAIRVNGGATGEIIDHFDGLGDLERKLLRTPLDPVITYSDDPLRMMRAARFAAQLQFQLDPESYDAIGQMRDRIGIVSQERITTEFLKLLQASQPSVGLAILLKTGLLELVFPEVHRLEGVDLMNVGGIRYAHKNVFWHTLKVVDNTAAVSDNLYLRFAALMHDVAKPKTKKFREGIGWSFHGHEEVGARWQERIFRRMRLPMKQKEYVEKLVRLHHRPMALVDEGVTDSAIRRLIVDAGEDLDDLFILCRADITSKDPQRVKKYLRNYDVVIERIQDVREKDRLRAFQSPVRGQEIMEICGIGPSKMVGILKTAIEEAILEGRIPNEYDAALAYLLAIKDQAMSGSATGS, from the coding sequence GTGAAGAAGGCCACCATTTCCAACCCGGTTATCCAACAACTTTCCCGCATTGCCGAACGCCACGGCAAGGATATCTACCTTGTTGGCGGATACGTTCGCGACCTGCTGCTGGGAAACCCCGGGCACGACATTGACATCACCATTGAAGGAAGCGGGGTGGAGTTTGCCGAGCTTGTTGCGCGTGAGCTTCGGGTGAAGCCGATCATCTTCGAAAGGTTCGGGACGGCGATGGTGATGATTGGGGAGACGCAGATTGAGTTTGTTGGAACCCGGAAGGAGGAGTATCTGCCCGACTCCCGCAAGCCGATCGTCACCGAAGGGACACTGCTGGATGACCTTCGCCGCCGCGACTTCACGGTGAACGCCATGGCGATTCGGGTGAACGGCGGCGCGACCGGCGAAATCATTGACCATTTTGACGGGCTTGGGGACCTTGAACGGAAACTTCTGCGAACCCCGTTGGACCCCGTAATCACCTACAGCGACGACCCGTTGCGGATGATGCGTGCGGCGCGATTTGCCGCGCAACTTCAGTTCCAACTGGACCCCGAATCGTACGACGCAATCGGCCAGATGCGGGACCGGATCGGAATCGTCTCGCAAGAACGAATCACCACCGAGTTCCTGAAACTGCTGCAAGCCAGCCAGCCCAGCGTTGGCCTGGCGATTCTTCTGAAGACAGGGCTGCTGGAGCTTGTGTTCCCCGAGGTTCACCGGCTGGAGGGGGTGGACCTGATGAACGTTGGCGGAATTCGCTACGCCCACAAAAATGTTTTTTGGCACACGCTGAAAGTGGTGGATAACACCGCCGCCGTTAGCGATAACCTCTACCTCCGCTTTGCCGCGCTGATGCACGACGTTGCCAAGCCAAAAACCAAAAAATTCCGGGAAGGGATTGGATGGAGTTTCCACGGCCACGAAGAAGTTGGGGCGCGTTGGCAGGAGCGGATCTTCCGCCGGATGCGGCTGCCGATGAAGCAGAAGGAGTATGTGGAGAAACTGGTGCGGCTGCATCACCGCCCAATGGCACTGGTGGATGAAGGCGTTACCGACTCCGCCATTCGCCGGCTGATTGTTGACGCGGGGGAGGACCTGGACGATCTGTTCATCCTTTGCCGTGCCGACATCACCAGCAAGGACCCGCAGCGGGTGAAGAAGTACCTGCGGAATTACGACGTGGTGATTGAGCGAATCCAAGACGTGCGCGAAAAGGATCGCCTGCGGGCGTTTCAGTCGCCGGTGCGGGGCCAGGAGATCATGGAGATTTGCGGCATTGGGCCATCGAAGATGGTGGGCATTCTAAAAACGGCGATCGAGGAGGCAATCCTTGAGGGCCGCATCCCGAACGAGTACGACGCTGCGTTGGCGTACCTGCTGGCAATCAAGGATCAGGCAATGAGCGGCAGTGCTACGGGAAGCTGA
- a CDS encoding Gfo/Idh/MocA family oxidoreductase, translating into MTTLRTGVIGVGHLGAIHARLWKGVQNGHLVGVFDPDTERARAIAAEHQVECFASIEELLGHVDAVSIVAPTSDHARIAHAAIDAGVHCFIEKPITAEFAEAVAVIDHANQAGITLQVGHVERFNPAFLALAGYPLEPMFIESHRLAQFKPRATDVAVVLDLMIHDIDLILHIVKSPVTEVRASGVAVVTSTIDIANARLEFANGCVANITASRISQRPMRKLRMFQRDSYISLDFAKPSVEIFRIADGSAADIATGGALPLGQLELGESSKTILFDQPTMPQVNAIQMELQTFTDAILHGGAPAVTAADGAEALRIAELIINTIEGK; encoded by the coding sequence ATGACAACTCTGCGCACTGGCGTTATTGGTGTTGGGCATCTTGGGGCAATCCATGCTCGGCTTTGGAAAGGGGTCCAGAACGGACACCTTGTTGGCGTGTTCGATCCCGACACCGAACGGGCGCGGGCCATTGCCGCCGAGCATCAAGTGGAGTGCTTCGCCTCCATTGAGGAACTTCTTGGCCACGTTGATGCCGTCAGCATCGTTGCGCCAACATCGGACCATGCGCGCATTGCCCATGCGGCCATTGATGCCGGCGTGCATTGCTTCATCGAGAAGCCGATCACCGCAGAATTTGCCGAGGCCGTTGCGGTGATTGACCACGCCAACCAAGCCGGCATCACCCTGCAAGTTGGCCATGTGGAACGCTTCAACCCGGCGTTCCTGGCCCTTGCTGGATACCCGCTGGAGCCAATGTTTATCGAGTCGCACAGGCTGGCGCAGTTCAAGCCGCGGGCCACCGATGTTGCTGTGGTTCTTGACCTGATGATCCACGACATTGACCTGATTCTCCACATCGTGAAAAGCCCCGTCACCGAGGTTCGCGCAAGCGGCGTGGCGGTTGTCACCTCCACGATTGACATTGCCAACGCGCGGTTGGAGTTCGCCAACGGCTGCGTTGCCAACATCACCGCCAGCCGGATTTCGCAACGCCCGATGCGGAAGCTGCGGATGTTCCAACGCGATTCCTACATCTCGCTGGACTTCGCCAAACCTTCCGTGGAAATCTTCCGCATTGCCGACGGCTCCGCTGCCGACATCGCCACCGGCGGGGCGTTGCCGTTGGGCCAGCTTGAGTTAGGCGAAAGCAGCAAAACGATCCTGTTCGACCAACCCACCATGCCGCAAGTGAACGCCATCCAGATGGAGCTTCAGACCTTCACCGATGCTATCCTTCACGGCGGCGCGCCAGCCGTAACCGCTGCCGATGGGGCCGAGGCCTTGCGCATCGCCGAACTGATTATCAACACCATCGAAGGGAAGTAA